A window of Proteus columbae contains these coding sequences:
- a CDS encoding alpha-keto acid decarboxylase family protein — protein sequence MSKTVVEYMLTRLYDLGISDVFGVAGDYAFPIEDTICNSSHMRWIGNCNELNAAYAADGYARIKGMAALSTTFGVGELSAINAIAGSYAENLPIFHLVGMPASGVQKSKRLVHHTLGNGDFDIFYQLGQRLACAHAILTPENCITEMERLISTALKERRPVYIGLPSDYATMQVIEHSPVIPPKRPVSDKEILEKVVSLIIEKLIHSNNICVLPGILSARLGLSDNVQAFIDKTGLPYATMFMDKSILSESHPQYVGMYDGKLMTPEVREFVENSEYVLGIGAMMTDFNTGSFTANIKPKQFINIMPEYVEIGSVIYTSIYMEDVLSALTQRLPKRSYHQIKAKGLGEAMLADNGKITAQYLYPHLEKFFKPNDIIIAETGTSSMGLGFALLPEGAQFHNQTLWGSIGWATPASFGAALAAPSKRVILITGEGSHQLTVQEISQFVRFGLKPIILVLNNDGYLIERLLCDYPEAYYNDLAQWNYHQLPKAFGARDWHCEKVTTIDELNKALKVAGSTENASYIEIVTERYEASELAQKLKESKDSLYSF from the coding sequence ATGAGTAAGACTGTCGTTGAATATATGTTAACCCGTTTATATGACTTAGGAATAAGTGATGTTTTTGGTGTTGCGGGTGATTATGCGTTTCCCATAGAAGATACTATTTGTAATAGCAGTCATATGCGTTGGATTGGTAACTGCAATGAATTAAATGCAGCTTACGCTGCTGATGGTTATGCCCGAATTAAAGGTATGGCAGCATTATCGACAACATTTGGTGTTGGTGAGTTAAGTGCAATTAATGCTATTGCTGGCTCTTATGCAGAAAACCTACCTATTTTCCATTTAGTTGGTATGCCAGCAAGTGGTGTACAAAAAAGTAAGCGCCTTGTTCATCACACATTAGGTAATGGTGATTTTGATATTTTTTATCAATTAGGCCAACGCCTTGCTTGTGCTCACGCAATATTAACACCTGAAAATTGCATTACAGAAATGGAACGTTTAATTTCTACTGCATTAAAAGAACGTCGCCCAGTTTATATTGGCCTACCTTCTGATTATGCCACTATGCAAGTGATAGAACATTCACCTGTTATCCCCCCGAAAAGACCAGTGAGTGATAAAGAAATACTAGAAAAAGTGGTATCACTCATTATTGAAAAGCTTATACACAGCAATAATATCTGCGTATTACCAGGTATTTTATCCGCACGTTTAGGGCTATCAGATAATGTCCAAGCTTTTATCGATAAAACGGGCTTACCTTATGCCACTATGTTTATGGATAAAAGTATTTTGAGTGAATCTCATCCCCAATATGTTGGTATGTATGATGGCAAATTAATGACACCTGAAGTCAGAGAATTTGTAGAAAATAGTGAGTACGTATTAGGTATTGGTGCAATGATGACCGACTTCAATACAGGAAGTTTCACTGCCAATATTAAACCAAAACAATTTATCAACATCATGCCCGAATATGTTGAGATTGGCTCTGTTATCTACACATCGATTTATATGGAGGACGTACTCTCTGCACTGACTCAACGATTACCGAAAAGAAGTTATCATCAGATAAAAGCCAAAGGATTAGGCGAAGCTATGTTAGCTGATAATGGTAAAATTACTGCTCAATATCTATATCCTCATTTAGAAAAGTTCTTTAAACCTAATGATATTATTATTGCAGAGACAGGGACATCATCAATGGGATTAGGTTTTGCCCTATTACCAGAAGGTGCACAATTCCATAACCAAACATTATGGGGTTCTATTGGTTGGGCTACACCAGCATCATTTGGTGCTGCACTTGCAGCACCTAGCAAACGAGTTATTTTAATTACAGGTGAAGGCTCACATCAATTAACCGTACAAGAGATTAGTCAATTTGTTCGCTTCGGATTAAAACCGATCATCCTTGTTTTAAATAATGATGGTTATTTAATTGAACGATTATTATGTGATTACCCTGAAGCTTATTATAACGATCTCGCTCAATGGAATTATCATCAATTACCTAAAGCTTTTGGCGCAAGAGATTGGCATTGTGAGAAAGTCACAACGATAGATGAATTAAATAAAGCGCTTAAAGTGGCGGGATCAACAGAAAATGCCTCTTATATAGAAATAGTAACCGAACGATATGAAGCTTCTGAATTAGCACAAAAATTAAAAGAGTCTAAAGATTCGCTTTATTCATTTTAA